Genomic DNA from Halorussus rarus:
CGCTGCTGGCCGACGAGGTCCGGGGCGAGCGCATGCTGGCGCTCGTGGCGTCGTGCCTGGAGTGACCCCGATTCGCGAGCGAGAGTTCGGCTCTCGGCTCCCGCCGAAGTGAAACCCCTTTTACTCGCGCGCCCCTCCGATGCAGTATGCTCTACGACGACATCGCGGACCCCGAAGCGACCTCGGCGGCGGACCTCCGGGCCGACTACGCGTCCGAACTGGCCGGCGTGATCGAGGCGCGCGGGGTCGACGCGGTCGCCGACGAGACCGGTGTCGCCGGCGAGACGCTCGAGGCGATCGCCGCGGAAGACGCCGACGCGGCCGACGACATCACGCTGGAGGACGCCGCGGCCGTCGTGGCGCTGAGCGACGAGTCCCCGGACGCCGACGCCATCGTCGCGGAGGTCCGGGACAACCTCCTGCTGGGGATGACGACCGCGGTCCTCGACGTCGACACCATCGCCGCCGAGATGGACGACATGGACGCCAAGCAGGTCCACCAGAAGGTCGAGGGGCGCGCGCCCATGACGCTGGCCGAGTACGCGACGCTCCACCACTTCATCGCGAGTCGACAGCGGTAGTCTCGGAGTTTGCTTGGGGGTCTCTTCTCGGAGAATTCCTCGCCTGCTCGCGCCGTGTTGTGAGTGACACGACAGCTAGCTACTGCCGTCACCGATGAGTTTCCGCAACCGCGACCGCAAACCTCACCCCTCCCCAGCCTCCTGCGGTGCTCGGCCAAAGGCCTGCGCTCCTCGTCCCTCACACACTTGGCGGGCCACGAGGGCCCGCCGTGGGAGCGAAGCTCCCACGAGCCTGCGGTCGCTCCGC
This window encodes:
- a CDS encoding DUF5791 family protein, with translation MLYDDIADPEATSAADLRADYASELAGVIEARGVDAVADETGVAGETLEAIAAEDADAADDITLEDAAAVVALSDESPDADAIVAEVRDNLLLGMTTAVLDVDTIAAEMDDMDAKQVHQKVEGRAPMTLAEYATLHHFIASRQR